In the genome of Bacillus sp. S3, one region contains:
- the spoVT gene encoding stage V sporulation protein T codes for MKATGIVRRIDDLGRVVIPKEIRRTLRIREGDPLEIFVDRDGEVILKKYSPISELSDFAKEYAEALFDSLGNPVLICDRDTYIALAGGSKKDYLNKNISDLVEKTMEERNSVLHTQQGDIALADGNDETVSSYTIGPIIANGDPIGAVIIFSREGTLGEVEQKAVETAAGFLARQMES; via the coding sequence ATGAAAGCAACTGGAATAGTTCGTCGAATCGATGATTTGGGTCGTGTTGTCATTCCCAAAGAAATACGCAGAACTTTGCGTATCCGCGAAGGGGACCCGCTAGAGATTTTTGTGGATCGGGACGGGGAAGTGATTTTAAAGAAGTACTCACCAATCAGCGAATTAAGCGATTTCGCCAAAGAATATGCAGAAGCCCTATTTGACAGCCTCGGTAATCCTGTTTTAATTTGTGATCGAGATACGTATATTGCCCTTGCTGGCGGTTCTAAAAAAGATTATCTAAATAAGAATATTAGCGATTTGGTCGAAAAGACAATGGAAGAACGAAATTCCGTGCTACATACCCAGCAGGGTGATATTGCATTGGCTGACGGAAATGATGAAACAGTCTCTTCTTATACCATAGGGCCGATTATTGCGAATGGGGATCCTATTGGTGCAGTTATTATTTTTTCTAGAGAAGGAACGCTTGGAGAAGTGGAACAAAAGGCGGTGGAAACAGCCGCAGGGTTCTTAGCGAGACAGATGGAATCATAA
- a CDS encoding pyridoxal-phosphate-dependent aminotransferase family protein, which translates to MYPNILRHPGPTPIPKKVQLAMNQDMISHRSEEFVQLFQETTNRVKPIFGTKQDILLLPSGGTAALEAAAVNTVSPGEEVVVITVGAFGDYFVSICEKYGFHVHKLETAWGDACTEEDLAAFLKPLSNIKAVFATYNETSTGILNPIEKLAKVVSNQTDALFIVDGVSCIGGAPAEMDQWGIDILVTGSQKAMMLPPGLALLSISKRAWKVIEENQTPSYYLNLVSYREWAAKGMTPNTPAVSLIFGLSAVCDLIDEEGGFTQTMARHELMKNMVRGAMKALSIGLLTSDEYASPTITAIRTPEGLELSSFLRHLKQNYHLDFAGGLGSLQGKIFRFGHMGYCFPSDVLEAVSLMEAGLQDFSYSFEPGAGVRAAQTIFLNANRK; encoded by the coding sequence ATGTACCCAAATATTTTAAGACACCCCGGACCTACTCCCATACCTAAAAAGGTGCAGCTGGCGATGAATCAGGATATGATCAGCCATCGCAGTGAAGAATTTGTTCAGCTTTTTCAGGAAACAACGAACAGGGTGAAACCGATCTTCGGAACGAAGCAGGATATTTTGCTGCTGCCATCTGGCGGTACCGCTGCATTAGAGGCCGCAGCTGTGAACACTGTTTCTCCAGGCGAGGAAGTAGTGGTCATTACTGTTGGCGCCTTTGGCGATTATTTCGTCTCTATTTGTGAGAAATATGGTTTTCATGTACATAAGCTTGAAACGGCTTGGGGCGACGCATGTACGGAGGAAGATCTTGCAGCGTTTCTTAAACCTTTATCTAATATTAAGGCGGTTTTTGCCACCTATAATGAAACGTCAACCGGAATTCTAAACCCGATTGAAAAATTAGCCAAGGTTGTAAGTAATCAGACGGATGCGTTATTTATTGTCGATGGGGTCAGCTGCATCGGCGGTGCTCCTGCGGAAATGGATCAATGGGGAATTGATATTTTAGTAACAGGCTCGCAAAAAGCGATGATGCTTCCGCCTGGACTTGCTCTTTTAAGCATAAGCAAGCGGGCATGGAAGGTAATAGAGGAAAATCAAACACCGTCCTATTACCTCAATTTAGTAAGCTATCGCGAATGGGCAGCGAAAGGAATGACACCAAACACCCCTGCGGTTTCACTGATTTTTGGCCTTTCCGCTGTCTGTGATTTAATTGATGAAGAAGGCGGGTTCACACAAACTATGGCCAGACATGAACTGATGAAAAATATGGTTCGGGGGGCTATGAAGGCTCTCTCAATCGGTCTGCTGACCAGCGATGAGTATGCCTCACCAACGATTACCGCGATCCGTACACCTGAGGGGCTGGAGCTTTCATCCTTCCTTAGACATTTGAAGCAGAACTACCACCTTGATTTTGCCGGCGGACTGGGGTCTTTGCAAGGGAAAATTTTCAGATTCGGCCATATGGGCTATTGTTTCCCAAGTGACGTCCTTGAGGCGGTTTCACTTATGGAAGCAGGCCTCCAAGACTTCTCCTATTCCTTCGAACCAGGGGCAGGGGTAAGGGCGGCACAAACCATATTCTTGAATGCAAATCGAAAATAG
- a CDS encoding (Fe-S)-binding protein — translation MKVTLFATCIVDLFQSNVGKAAVELLERLGCEIEFPESQVCCGQPAYNSGYVKESKEAMKRMIETFHHAEYIVSPSGSCAFMFHEYPHIFAGDPVWEPKAKQLAEKTYELTQFIVEVLKIEDVGATFEGTATYHTSCHMTRLLGVKEPPMILLKNVKGLTFTELPGKEQCCGFGGTFSVKNAQISEQMVDEKVGHVEETGADYLIGADGACLMNIGGRMERLGKPVKVMHIAEVLNSH, via the coding sequence ATGAAGGTCACTCTTTTTGCGACATGTATAGTTGATCTATTCCAGAGCAATGTAGGCAAAGCCGCGGTTGAATTGCTTGAAAGACTTGGATGTGAAATTGAATTCCCGGAGTCCCAAGTTTGCTGCGGCCAGCCTGCTTATAACAGCGGCTATGTTAAGGAATCAAAAGAAGCAATGAAACGGATGATTGAAACATTCCATCATGCTGAGTATATTGTGTCACCATCCGGATCCTGTGCATTTATGTTCCATGAGTATCCACATATTTTTGCAGGAGATCCTGTTTGGGAACCAAAAGCAAAACAATTAGCCGAAAAAACATATGAGCTGACACAATTTATTGTGGAAGTGTTAAAAATTGAGGATGTTGGCGCTACGTTTGAGGGAACGGCTACCTATCATACATCTTGTCACATGACACGATTATTGGGGGTAAAAGAGCCGCCAATGATTCTTTTAAAAAACGTAAAAGGGTTAACGTTCACCGAGTTGCCAGGGAAAGAACAATGCTGCGGCTTTGGCGGCACGTTCTCAGTGAAAAATGCCCAAATTTCAGAGCAAATGGTTGATGAAAAGGTTGGACATGTTGAAGAAACAGGAGCGGATTACCTAATTGGTGCAGATGGAGCCTGCTTAATGAACATTGGCGGGCGTATGGAAAGGTTGGGCAAACCGGTAAAAGTCATGCATATTGCCGAAGTACTAAATAGCCACTAA
- a CDS encoding LutB/LldF family L-lactate oxidation iron-sulfur protein, translating to MAMKIGTEKFKERVDHGIHDQFMRGAVAGAQDGMGIKRKVVTTDELDNWEDWRNHGEEIRQHVLAHLDYYLEQLSENIAGRGGHVFFAQTKEEANDYIREVVKRKNAKKVVKAKSMVTEEISLNDMLEEEGCEVVETDLGEYILQLDEHDPPSHIVVPALHKNKEQIREVFAKKLGYTQTSKPEELACQARVTLREKFLEADIGITGCNFAVAETGSFSLVTNEGNADLVTALPKTQITVMGMERIVPTFEEMEVLVSLLTRSAVGQKLTSYITVLTGPREEGDVDGPEEFHLVIVDNGRSEILGSEFQSILQCIRCGACINVCPVYRHIGGHSYGSIYPGPVGAVLSPLLGGYDEYKELPYASTLCGACTEVCPVKIPLHDLLHQHRVNIVEKEGKAPVSEKLLMKAFGLGAASPTLYKIGSKLAPAAMNRFTAGEKISNGPGPLKAWTDIREFPAPNKERFRDWFKNREKGGSN from the coding sequence ATGGCGATGAAGATCGGTACGGAAAAGTTTAAGGAACGTGTTGATCATGGGATTCATGATCAATTTATGCGCGGTGCTGTCGCTGGAGCACAGGACGGAATGGGGATTAAACGAAAAGTTGTTACGACCGATGAACTGGATAATTGGGAAGACTGGAGAAATCACGGCGAGGAAATCCGTCAGCACGTCCTCGCGCACCTCGACTATTATTTGGAGCAGTTAAGTGAAAACATTGCGGGCAGGGGCGGTCATGTCTTTTTTGCCCAAACAAAGGAAGAGGCCAATGACTATATTAGAGAAGTTGTTAAGCGCAAAAATGCAAAAAAAGTCGTGAAGGCCAAATCGATGGTGACGGAGGAAATCAGCTTGAATGATATGTTGGAGGAAGAAGGCTGTGAAGTAGTGGAAACAGACCTCGGTGAATATATTCTTCAACTGGATGAGCATGATCCTCCCTCACATATTGTTGTGCCCGCACTTCATAAAAACAAAGAACAGATTCGTGAAGTATTTGCGAAAAAACTTGGCTACACCCAAACATCAAAACCGGAAGAACTTGCCTGCCAAGCACGTGTGACACTGCGCGAGAAATTCCTCGAAGCCGATATCGGTATTACTGGCTGTAATTTCGCGGTAGCAGAGACGGGCTCCTTCAGTTTAGTGACGAATGAAGGGAATGCTGATTTAGTGACAGCCTTGCCGAAAACACAAATCACCGTCATGGGAATGGAACGGATTGTTCCAACCTTTGAAGAAATGGAAGTTCTCGTTAGTCTGTTAACCCGGAGTGCAGTCGGGCAGAAATTAACCAGCTATATTACCGTTTTAACGGGTCCCCGTGAAGAAGGGGATGTGGATGGTCCGGAGGAATTCCATCTTGTTATCGTCGATAATGGCAGATCGGAAATCCTAGGCAGTGAGTTTCAATCCATTCTTCAATGTATTCGCTGCGGGGCTTGCATAAATGTCTGCCCTGTCTACCGTCATATCGGCGGTCATTCTTATGGTTCCATTTATCCGGGACCGGTGGGGGCCGTTTTGTCGCCGTTACTAGGGGGATATGATGAATATAAAGAACTTCCTTATGCCTCTACCCTTTGTGGTGCGTGTACGGAAGTCTGTCCGGTGAAAATTCCCCTGCATGATCTTCTTCATCAACACCGGGTCAATATTGTTGAAAAAGAAGGCAAGGCACCTGTGTCTGAAAAACTATTAATGAAGGCGTTTGGGCTTGGTGCGGCATCACCAACTCTTTATAAAATTGGGTCAAAATTGGCTCCCGCTGCGATGAATAGATTTACGGCAGGAGAAAAAATCTCTAATGGACCGGGTCCCCTTAAGGCTTGGACGGATATTCGGGAATTCCCTGCTCCAAATAAAGAGAGATTCAGAGATTGGTTTAAAAATCGCGAAAAAGGAGGCAGCAACTAG
- a CDS encoding lactate utilization protein C: MSGTIQNREGFLNQLAVRLNRPRISAPIEKPIWKYQPQYEVLKDATQDELLAVLEEHCKKIHTKLYTTDLKDLPAVVDDVVRDYGGGPVVTWKDARFAEWGLNSLFQQEWAAQNIDVFEWDYRLGDENIQKAENANVGITISEITLAESGTVVLFSDKDKGRTVSFLPATSIMLIPKSSLVPRMTQAAVKMREMYHQSGHVASCINFITGPSNSADIELNLVVGVHGPIKASYIVINDL; encoded by the coding sequence ATGAGCGGCACAATCCAAAATCGAGAGGGATTTTTAAATCAGCTTGCCGTCCGTCTTAATCGGCCGAGGATTTCGGCACCGATTGAAAAACCAATTTGGAAATATCAGCCGCAGTATGAGGTATTAAAGGATGCCACACAAGATGAATTGTTAGCCGTCTTGGAAGAGCATTGTAAAAAAATTCATACCAAATTATATACTACCGACCTAAAAGACTTGCCAGCGGTTGTCGATGATGTCGTTCGAGATTATGGAGGCGGTCCGGTTGTCACGTGGAAGGATGCCAGGTTCGCTGAATGGGGGCTGAATTCCTTGTTTCAACAGGAATGGGCTGCACAAAATATCGATGTGTTTGAATGGGATTACCGTTTAGGGGACGAAAATATTCAGAAGGCAGAAAACGCTAATGTCGGCATCACAATCAGTGAAATAACTCTTGCTGAATCGGGAACTGTCGTCCTTTTTAGTGATAAAGATAAGGGCAGAACGGTCAGCTTTTTACCGGCAACATCAATAATGTTGATTCCCAAAAGCTCGCTCGTTCCAAGAATGACCCAAGCTGCAGTGAAAATGCGTGAAATGTATCATCAGAGTGGACATGTTGCCTCCTGTATCAATTTTATAACCGGTCCAAGTAACTCTGCTGATATTGAATTGAACCTTGTTGTCGGGGTACATGGCCCGATTAAAGCAAGTTATATTGTAATAAATGATTTATAA
- a CDS encoding polysaccharide biosynthesis protein, giving the protein MKSMNQSTMLFKGAFILTIAALLTKILSAFYRIPFQNIVGDIGFYIYQQVYPFYGIAIVLSTTGFPVVISKLYAEQMEKGDDEKSRLLLFVSFVYLQVIGFLLFLILYGGADHIAGWMKDPQLAVLFKVISIVFLIFPFVSIIRGYYQAIGEMTPTALSQVGEQTIRVLTIIFLSSLFMEKGFSLYFVGGGAMVGSITGSIVASLILFMFLQKRKEWKGMAPSKGIFQNNSLEVKRIVKMLTFQGLMICLSGMLMIFMQLADSLNLFSLLVSSGTEREAAKSLKGVFDRGQPLIQLGTVAAASMALTLVPLISRERLATKSDNLTRKIQVAIKVSIVIGLGASSGLWAIIEPTNIMLFENGNGSDVLGVLSFVVLFTSVISTIIAIMQGLGNLLYPALAVMLIFPLKYLLNMMFIPLLGTMGAAVSSLMALGLVTFCLVFKFKKMIAVPLFTYRILGIVLTAAITMVVVLKGYLYVTNPIIAMLESDRLGAALQALSAVLLGGSLFLVIIIRGNVFLEEDLREFPFGSKLIHLLSRKDKE; this is encoded by the coding sequence ATGAAATCCATGAATCAGTCGACTATGCTTTTTAAAGGTGCTTTTATATTAACAATTGCGGCATTACTTACGAAAATTTTAAGTGCATTTTACCGGATTCCTTTTCAAAATATTGTTGGTGATATTGGTTTCTATATTTATCAACAGGTATATCCATTTTATGGGATAGCCATCGTGCTGTCGACGACGGGATTTCCGGTTGTGATTTCAAAGCTGTATGCAGAACAAATGGAAAAAGGGGATGATGAAAAATCCCGCCTGCTTCTTTTCGTATCCTTTGTTTATTTGCAAGTAATCGGTTTCCTTTTGTTTCTCATTCTTTATGGCGGTGCAGATCACATTGCGGGTTGGATGAAGGACCCGCAATTAGCGGTTTTATTTAAGGTCATTTCCATTGTGTTTTTAATCTTTCCGTTTGTTTCAATCATAAGAGGATATTATCAAGCCATTGGGGAAATGACTCCGACAGCGTTATCACAAGTAGGGGAACAAACCATTCGCGTTTTGACGATTATTTTTCTATCCTCTCTTTTCATGGAAAAAGGATTTTCTCTCTATTTTGTCGGCGGCGGGGCGATGGTTGGCTCAATTACGGGAAGTATAGTTGCGAGCCTTATTCTGTTTATGTTTTTACAGAAACGTAAAGAATGGAAAGGTATGGCTCCAAGCAAGGGAATCTTTCAAAATAATTCTCTGGAAGTGAAGCGGATCGTTAAAATGCTCACGTTTCAAGGGCTGATGATTTGTTTAAGCGGAATGCTGATGATCTTTATGCAGCTGGCAGATTCGTTAAATCTATTCTCCTTGCTTGTCTCAAGCGGCACGGAACGAGAGGCTGCCAAAAGCTTAAAGGGGGTTTTTGACCGTGGCCAGCCGTTAATCCAATTAGGAACAGTTGCTGCGGCCTCCATGGCATTAACACTAGTTCCGCTCATAAGCCGTGAGCGATTAGCCACAAAATCGGATAACCTTACCCGTAAAATCCAAGTGGCGATTAAGGTAAGTATCGTGATTGGACTTGGTGCCTCATCAGGCCTATGGGCGATTATTGAGCCCACCAATATAATGCTGTTTGAAAATGGAAATGGTTCTGATGTATTAGGTGTGCTAAGTTTTGTTGTTCTTTTTACCTCGGTCATATCAACTATTATTGCGATTATGCAGGGACTTGGCAATCTGCTTTATCCAGCTTTAGCAGTAATGCTCATATTTCCGCTGAAATATCTATTGAACATGATGTTCATTCCGTTGTTAGGGACAATGGGAGCCGCTGTTTCTTCGCTTATGGCTTTGGGACTGGTAACCTTTTGCTTAGTCTTTAAATTTAAAAAAATGATCGCCGTTCCACTGTTTACGTATCGCATTTTAGGAATCGTCCTAACAGCAGCAATAACGATGGTTGTCGTTTTAAAAGGTTATTTATATGTAACCAATCCAATCATTGCTATGCTGGAGTCAGATCGGCTAGGGGCGGCCTTGCAGGCGTTAAGTGCCGTTTTACTTGGAGGCAGTCTCTTTTTAGTTATTATCATTAGAGGAAACGTATTTCTTGAGGAAGATCTGCGTGAATTCCCATTTGGAAGCAAATTAATCCATCTACTATCGCGAAAGGACAAGGAGTAA